The Mycolicibacterium aichiense region GCTGCCTGGAAGGCCGCCGACAGTGCACTCAGCGGGTTACCCAGCGCGTCGAGCAGCGCCTGGAAACCGGTGAGCCCGGCCGCAATTCCGGCCTGGATCGTGGTCGCCAGCTGGCCGGTGAACGTGGTCAGTGCATTGGCCAGGATGCCCAGCGTCGGGTTGATCGCCGCCAGCGCGCCGGTGAGCGCGTCGACGAAGGCCTGCGGGGTCGGGAAGTTGGCCAGTGCGGCGTTGAACGCCGCCGCCAGTGCCGCCCCGCCGTTGACCAGCGCTTCGAGGAAGGCCTGCGGGCCGTCGATCGACGCGTTGATGATGGCCTGCAGCGCCAGACCCAGGTTGACGTCGATGTTGCCGAACGCCTGAACCAGCGCGTTGAAGAACGCCTGCGGGTTCGGGAACAGCTCCAGCGCCGCCTGGAAGGCCGCCGACAATGCACTCAGCGGGTTACCCAGAGCATCGAGTAGCGCCTGGAAACCGGTGAGCCCGGCCGCAATTCCGGCCTGGATCGTGGTGGCCAGTTGACCGGTGAACGTGGTGAACGCGTCGGCCAGGATGCCCAGCGTGGGGTTGAGCGCTGCGAACGCGCCGACCAAGGCGTCGACGAAGGCCTGCGGGCTCGGGAAGTTGGCCAGTGCGGCGTTGAACGCTGCCGCCAGTGCCGCCCCACCCGAGATCAGCGCCTCGAGGAAGGCCTGCGGGCCGTCGATCGACGCATTGATCACGGCCTGCAGCGCCAGACCCAGGTTGACGTCGATGTTGCTCAGCGCCTGAACCAGAGCGTTGAAGAACGCCTGCGGGTTCGGGAACGCGGCCAGCGCCGCCTGGAACGCTGCCGAAAGCGCACTCAGCGGGTTGCCCAGCGCATCGAGCAGAGCCTGGAAACCGGTGAGCCCGGCCGCAATTCCGGCCTGGATCGTGGTCGCCAGCTGACCGGTGAACGTGGTGAACGCGTTCGCGAGCACACCCAGCGTCGGGTTGAGCGCCGCCAGCGCACCGGTGAGCGCGTTGACGAACGCCTCCGGGCTCGGGAAATCGCCCAGGGCTGCGTTGAATGCCGCGGCCAGGGTGACGCCACCGTTGACGAGAGCCTGGAGGAGGTCACCCACGCTGTTGATCTCGCCCTGGAGCGCGAGCATGAGCTGCAGGCCCAGGTTGGCGTTGATGTTGGTGAAGGCCTGAACCAGCGTGGTGATGAACGCCGCGGGGTTCGGGAATGCCGACAACGCAGCCTGGAAGGCCGTGAACAGGGCGCTGCCACTGTCAGCGAGTGCGGTGAGCACCGCCTGGAACATGTCGACCTTGGCCGTGATCGCCGCGCGGACGACGTCGCCCAGCGCACCGGTGAGGTTGGTGATCACGTTGGCGACGATGCCGAGCGTGGGGTTGACGGCGGACAGCGCAGCTTCGAACGCCGCCGCGAAGTCGGCCGGCGTCGGGAAGCCCGCGACCGCGGCGTTGAATGCCGCGGCAAGAGCGGCGCCGCCGGCGATCAAGGCGTTGGCCAGTTCCTCCGCGTTCAGGTTCAGCGCCAGGTTCAGGTTCAGTGCCGCATTCAGCGCGGCCTGCAGCGCCAGCCCGAGGTTGACGTCGACGTTGGCGAAGGCCTGAACCACCGCGTCGATGAACGCCTGCGGGTTCGGGAATGCGGCGATCGCGTTGTCGACCGCGCGGGCAAGCGTGCTCCCACCGTCGAGCAGTCCGTCGACGACGGACTGCAGAGCGGTGTTGCCCGAACCGATTCCGGCGATCAAGGTCGACTGCAGCGCATCACCGAACTGAGTGATCGCGGTGTCGGCAGCGCTGTTGAGAGCGTTGAGCCCGCCCTTGACACCGTTCCACCCGTTGTTGATGGCTTGGATCACGTCTTCCAGAGAGGACAGTGAGACGTCGGCAAGTGCCGACATAGCGCGATCGCGCACCAGATGCAGATCTGGCGGCGTCACCTGAATGGGCGCCAGCACAATCGCGCTGGCCCCGAAGACTGCCACCCCCGCGGTCAGATACGACCGAACAGCAACGTCCATGACTTCCCCTTAAAAATGGCTGTGCCCCGACAGCCGCGAACATACCTGAGAAGAAGCTAAGTAGCCAAGTGTTTGCTCTCAGTTTTTTGGGGTTGCTGTGTCGAATCCGTGACCAATTCCATTCGAGTTAGCTAGATCGAAATTAGCCGATATTATTTAACGGGTCCGCATATATAGTTACAGCAAATAATTGTGCGTCAGCTGCCGTCCCGGCGGGGGTGCGCCTTCGCGGGGCGTCCCGGCCTCGGCCCACATAGCGCCTAAGCACGCCTAATGAGGTAGCCACACCCGCGCCTGGCCCACCGCACAAACCACCGAAACCGGGGTAGTCTGGCCGGCCGAAATCATAAGCTAAGCGAACAGTCAGCAAGAACCAGTGTGTCAGTTGTGACCCGTGGCCGGGTTCGCTGCTGCTGGCAGACCGGCGTTCCGGCCGCCGAGAAAAATTCACCGCGAATCGCAGGCGCGACACGCCGCTCGCCGGCCCGGGGCCCGGTCCGTCGGGCGCTCACCGCGATGCATGCGCAGCAGCCCGACCAGTTTGCAGAAACCGGTTTGAACCGCGACGCGATGGGGAACATCGCGGTCTACGCAGTTCGGTGTCGAGTACGGGCGGGACCAGTCGGGAAGTGCCCAGGTGACGAGTTCTGCGACTGCGGTAACGCAGATCGGTCGCGGCGCGATAACTATTCGCTGGGATCGACTGATTATCGCTCTTTCGGTTGCACAGTGAGTTAACTGACGCTCATTTAAGTACCTGCGCAACTCGGAATAACCTGAGAATTCCTGAGAGCCTCTTGACGACGTCAGAAATCAGTCAGCAAACGACTCACGGGGGGTGCCGGCAGGTTTCCAACACCTTGGATCCGATCGAGTGAGAGCTCTATACCCATCGCGCGCGGGAATTAACCCCAAGGCAGAAAGCTTCTCTCACCAGGCGCGCGACTGGCACACCCAGGATCGCCAACGGGTGCCTGGCGTGACCCGGCGGCGCACGCAGGCAGGGCTGAATCGGGTCGGATCGTCTACTTCGACCGGGGCAGGCCCAGCACCTGCGCGGCGATGATGTTGCGCTGGATCTCGGAGGTACCGCCGGCGATCGTTCCGGAGAAACTGCGGGCGTGACGCTCGAACCAGCTGGCGAAGTAGTGATCCAGGTTGAGGTGCGCGTAGGGCCCGGTGCTGGACGGATGAACCAGACCATCGGATCCGCTTGCCGTGAGCGCGTATTCGGACGCTCGCAGCTCGGCCTCGGAACCGAACAGCTTGACCACCGACACCGAGGCCACGTCGGTTTCCCCGCGGGCAGCCTTCGCCAATCCTTCCGAACCCATCAGTCGCAGCGCCTGGTAGTCCATGATCATCGACGCGTACTGGTCTTTCTCCAGGGGCGTTCTCGGCTCGAAATCCCCGATCATGTTGGCGATCCGGTCGGCGAAGCCCAGCCACATCATCGTGCGCTCGTGGCCCAGCGATCCGTTGGCCACTCCCCAACCACCGTTGAGTGGTCCGACCAGGTTCTCCGCCGGAACCCGGACATCGGTGAAGAACACCTCGTTGAAGTCCTTGTCGTCGATCCCGCAGATCGACGCGAACGGCCGGCACACCACCCCGGGCAGGTCGGTCGGGATCAGCAGCACACTGATGCCCTTGTGTTTGGGGGCGTCCGGGTCGGTCCGGACGAACGTCAGCAGGAAATCGGCGTCGTGGGCGCCAGAGGTCCACACCTTCTGGCCGTTGACCACGAAGTGATCGCCGTCCAAGACTGCGCGGGTGCGCAGCGAGGCGAGGTCCGAGCCTGCACTCGGCTCGCTCATCCCCAACGACGCGGTCTTCTCACCCTTGAGCACCGGCACCGCCCATCGGTGCTTCTGCTCGTCAGATCCGAACGAAATCAGCGATGCCGCAATGATATTCACGCCCTGCGGATTGAAGCTGTGATAGATCCTGCGGCGGCAGAGCTCCTCGAGATGCACGAACTGCTGCAGGATCGAGGCGTTGCGGCCGCCGAACTCCGGCGGCTGACCGGGTAGCAGCCAGCCGTTGTCGAACAGCAGCCGCTGCCAGCGCCGCGCCCAGGCCGGCATGTGGGACACCGACCGCGGCCGCTCTTGGGTCTCGGCCTCGGTCGGCAGATTGGCGTCCAGGAACGCACTGAACTCGTCGCGAAACGCCTCGACGTCGGGATCGAATGAAAGTTGCATCTACAGTTCCCTGTACTCGTCGGCGATCACGGCGCGATGCTCGGCGGCGCCACCCAGCATGAGCTCGCCGGATTTGGCGCGCTTGAGCGCGAATTGAACGTCGTTCTCCCAGGTGAATCCCATGGCGCCGAACAGTTGCAGGCCATGGCGGAAGACCACCGACTGGCAGTCACCGGCCGCCGCCTTCGCCATCGCGGCGGCCAATCGGCGGCGCGGGTCGTCGGCGCTGATCGTCAGCGCGGCGAAATAGGACAGGGCGCGGGCCCGCTCGATCGCGACGTGCATGTCGACCGCTTTGTGTTGCACCGCTTGAAAGGAGCCGATGGGCACTCCGAACTGGTGGCGATCCCGGACATGCTGCAGAGCCAGGTCGAGAATCCGCTGGCATGCGCCGACGGTCGTGATCGCGACTCCGGTCAAGGCGACGTGGCGGGCCTGCTCAGGGTCGGCGTGCACACGATCGTTGTCGGACACCACCACGCCAGGGAAGGTGACGTCGGCGACGTGCATGACCGGATCGAACACCGAGAGCCGGGTGACGGTGGCGACGGCGGCGTCGACGAGGAATACGCCGGCGTCGGTCACCACCGCGAGCTTCTGCGCCCGGTCGGCGTCGAGAACGTACCGGCACGTTCCGGACAGCACCCACCCGCTGTTGTCGCGATGAGCGGTGATGCCCTCGAAGACCGCGGTCCCCGCCTGGCGGGGGTCGTAGCGATCACCGGCCAGCGGCGCGAACTGGGTGAGGGTGGCCAGGAACGGCGTCGGGTCGGTCGCCCGACCGAACTCCTCCAGCACGATCGCCAGCTCGACCGCGTTCTCCGGGTCGGCCAGCTCCGTCCAACCCGCGTCCACATAGGACTCCCACAGCGGTGTCGGGTCGATGCCGTCCTCGGCGATCCCGCGGATCAGCGAAGCGGGGCACTGCTTGGCCACCGCGTCACGCACCGTGTCCTGCCACAACCGCTGATCAGCATCGAATTCCAGTAGCACTCGCCGCCTCCTACCCGGGTCAGAGCACCCGAATGGAAATCTGATTCTCTATTCGTGAACCACAGGTTCTCCTAAGACGGTATCGCACTCTACCGGCTGATTTGCTTGCTGCCTACGGTCGGTTGAGGCAAAGTGGTAATGAGGTTCTACTCTCAATCGTGAGAACAGTATTCTTGCTCCTGAAGAACTCGGGTTTACTCGCAGACGGACCTCCGGAAGGCGGCTTTGGTGATAGAGCACCGCGACGGGACGACGACTCCCGTCATCGACGCGAGCGTGCACATCTTCTTCGGGTCCACGCCTGAGTTGCGGGGCGTGATGCGGGAGCCGTTCATGAGCCGCGGCTTCCCCGACTACGAAATGGACTGGTACGGCGCACCCGGCGGCGAATACCTCGAGGGGACGCGCGGGCCGGATCGTCAGTACCCGGGTTCCGACCCGGCCTTCGTCGCCCATCAGCTATTCGACGATCGCGGAGTCGACGTCGCGGTGTTGCATCCGATGGGCCGCGGCATCATGCCCGACCGGCACCTGGGCACGGCGATCCTGGCCGCCCACAACGAGATGATGGTGTCGCGCTGGCTGGATCATGCCGAATTCGGTGAGCGCTTCCGTGGCACCATCCGGGTCAACCCCGACGACATCCGCGGCGCGCTCCGGGAGATCGAGAAGTACAAGGATCACCCGCGGGTCGTCCAGATCGGCATCCCGATGCAGTCCCGGGAGCTCTACGGCAAGCCGCAGTTCTGGGATCTGTGGGAGGCGGCCGTCGACGCAGGCCTGCCGGTGGCCACCCACATCGAAACCGGTGAGGGCATCGCGTTCCCCCCGACGCCGTCCGGGCATACCCGGACCTACGAGCAGTACCTGGGCTTCAGCTCACTGAGCTACATCTATCACCTGCTGAACCTGATCGCCGAGGGCGTGTTCGAGCGCATGCCGGACCTGAAGTTCGTGTTCGCCGACGGCGCCGGTGACATGTTGACACCGTTCATGTGGCGGATGGACTGCTTCGGACGGCCGCACCTTGAACAGACCCCGTGGGCACCGAAGATGCCGAGTGACTACCTGCCCGGGCACGTCCACTTCATCCACAACAGCCTCGACGGGCCTGGCGAAGCCGAGTTCGCCGACGAATGGCTGTCCTTCACCGGCAAGGAGGACATGCTGATGTTCGGTTCGAGCTATCCGCACTGGCATTGCGGTGATGTCCGCGCGCTGCCCAGCGCGTGGACCGCCGAGCAGCGCGAGAAGGTCTGCTGGCGCAACGCCGCGGCGCTCTACGGCATAGACATCCCTGCCGGCGTCGGAACACACTGACTCGCATAGAGAGCTAAGGAGATCACGATGACTCTCACCCACAGCCAGGAGCGAGTCGCTCCCGCCGAACGCATCGCGATCCGGTGCGTCGACTCCGATGTCCATCCGGTGCCCAAGCGTGGCGTTCTGCAGGAGTACATCCCAGAGCCGATACGGACCAAGTACTTCAGGAACCATCGGGTCGGCGAAACGATCTACTATGACGCACCCGACTACGCGCATGCCTACGCGATGCGTGTCGACACCTTCCCCGACGACGGCGAATTCGCCTGCAGCGACCCCGACCTCGCGCTACGCCAGGCCATCATGGAGGCCGGCGCCGACGTCTGCATCCTCGAACCGGCGCACGCGCCGTGCCGGATACCCGAAGCCACGGCGGCGTTGTCCTACGCGCACAACACCTGGCAGGCCGAGCACTGGCTGGACAGCAAGACAAACTGGCACGAACGGTGGCGCGGCTCGATCCTGGTCGCCATCGAAGACCCCGAAGGCGGCGCTCGGGAGATCGAAAAGTGGGCCGAGCACCCGTACATGGCCCAGGTCATGATCAAGGCCGAGCCGCGACCGTCGTGGGGTGACCCGAAATACGATCCGATCTGGGCGGCGGCCGTCAAAGCCAACAAACCGGTCAGCTGCCACCTGTCGCGGGGTTTCTTCGAGACCCTGCCGATCCCGCCGGTGGGGTTGCCCAGCTACAACCACGATTTCATGGTGAGCTACTCGTTGCTGGCCGCCAACCAAGTGATGAGCATGATCTTCGACGGGCTCTTCGACCGGTTCCCCACCTTGCGAATCGTGTTCGTGGAGCACGCCTTCAGCTGGATCCTGCCGCTGATGTGGCGGATGGACGCCATCTACGACGCGCGCAAGTCCTGGCTGGACATCAAGCGCAAGCCCAGCGAGTACGTCAAGGACCACATCAAATTCACCACCCAGCCGCTGGACTATCCCGAGGACAAGACCGAACTGCTGCGGGCCTTCGAATGGATGGAATGCGAGAAGATCCTGCTGTTCTCCTCCGACTACCCGCACTGGACCTACGACGATCCGCGCTGGCTGGTCAAGCACCTTCCCGAGCACGCGCGGGAAGCGGTGATGTTCCGCAACGGGATCGAGACGTACGGCCTGCCCGACACCGTCCCGGCCCTCGAGGGTCAGACCCGGGTGTTCTGAGCAGATGACCAAACCCGACAAGCAGCCCCGCCTGGCGCAGGGCCGAGAACACGTCGTCGCCAGTGTGGACGAAATTCCGCCCGGCACACACAAATTGGTGCCGATCGGCCGGCATGGCGTCGGGGTGTACAACGTCAACGGCACGTTCTACGCGATCGCCAACTACTGCCCGCACGAAGGCGGCCCGTTGTGCTCGGGACGCCCCCGCGGGCGCAACATCGTCGACGAGAGCGTTCCGGGCGACGCGGTGATGGTCCGCGATCTCGAGTACATCTACTGCCCCTGGCACCAGTGGGGATTCGAGCTGGCGACCGGCACGACTGCGGTCAAGCCGGAGTGGAGCATCCGCACCTACCCGGTCCGCGTGGTGGGCGACGACGTTCTGGTGATGGCATGAGCGACGCTTGCGGAGCGAATCAACGGCAGGCATGCGGCACCCGAGCCTGCGAGGGGGCCGCATGAGCAGCGCGGTTACGACCGGTCCGCAGCTGCGCGACGGCGAACAGGCGATGACGATCAACGGCGGAAACGTCGTCTACGAGATCCTGGGCGAAGCGGGTGATTTCATCGCCCTGACGCCCGGCGGCCGATACAGCAAGGACATCGAGGGGTTGCGTCCGCTGGCCGAAGAACTGGTCAAGGGCGGCTACCGGGTGCTGCTGTGGGACCGACCCAACTGCGGGAAGTCCGACCTCCAGTTCTACGGGCAGAGTGAATCCCACATGCGCGCCGAGACGTTGCACGGGTTGATCACCGGCCTGGGTATCGGTCCGTGCATCATCGCCGGCGGATCCGGCGGCGCCCGGGACTCGATCCTGACCACGATCCTGTACCCGGAGATCGCCACCAAGCTGGTGACCTGGAACATCGTCGGCGGCGTCTACGGCAGCTTCGT contains the following coding sequences:
- a CDS encoding acyl-CoA dehydrogenase family protein, producing MQLSFDPDVEAFRDEFSAFLDANLPTEAETQERPRSVSHMPAWARRWQRLLFDNGWLLPGQPPEFGGRNASILQQFVHLEELCRRRIYHSFNPQGVNIIAASLISFGSDEQKHRWAVPVLKGEKTASLGMSEPSAGSDLASLRTRAVLDGDHFVVNGQKVWTSGAHDADFLLTFVRTDPDAPKHKGISVLLIPTDLPGVVCRPFASICGIDDKDFNEVFFTDVRVPAENLVGPLNGGWGVANGSLGHERTMMWLGFADRIANMIGDFEPRTPLEKDQYASMIMDYQALRLMGSEGLAKAARGETDVASVSVVKLFGSEAELRASEYALTASGSDGLVHPSSTGPYAHLNLDHYFASWFERHARSFSGTIAGGTSEIQRNIIAAQVLGLPRSK
- a CDS encoding acyl-CoA dehydrogenase family protein; protein product: MLLEFDADQRLWQDTVRDAVAKQCPASLIRGIAEDGIDPTPLWESYVDAGWTELADPENAVELAIVLEEFGRATDPTPFLATLTQFAPLAGDRYDPRQAGTAVFEGITAHRDNSGWVLSGTCRYVLDADRAQKLAVVTDAGVFLVDAAVATVTRLSVFDPVMHVADVTFPGVVVSDNDRVHADPEQARHVALTGVAITTVGACQRILDLALQHVRDRHQFGVPIGSFQAVQHKAVDMHVAIERARALSYFAALTISADDPRRRLAAAMAKAAAGDCQSVVFRHGLQLFGAMGFTWENDVQFALKRAKSGELMLGGAAEHRAVIADEYREL
- a CDS encoding amidohydrolase family protein, which produces MIEHRDGTTTPVIDASVHIFFGSTPELRGVMREPFMSRGFPDYEMDWYGAPGGEYLEGTRGPDRQYPGSDPAFVAHQLFDDRGVDVAVLHPMGRGIMPDRHLGTAILAAHNEMMVSRWLDHAEFGERFRGTIRVNPDDIRGALREIEKYKDHPRVVQIGIPMQSRELYGKPQFWDLWEAAVDAGLPVATHIETGEGIAFPPTPSGHTRTYEQYLGFSSLSYIYHLLNLIAEGVFERMPDLKFVFADGAGDMLTPFMWRMDCFGRPHLEQTPWAPKMPSDYLPGHVHFIHNSLDGPGEAEFADEWLSFTGKEDMLMFGSSYPHWHCGDVRALPSAWTAEQREKVCWRNAAALYGIDIPAGVGTH
- a CDS encoding amidohydrolase family protein — its product is MTLTHSQERVAPAERIAIRCVDSDVHPVPKRGVLQEYIPEPIRTKYFRNHRVGETIYYDAPDYAHAYAMRVDTFPDDGEFACSDPDLALRQAIMEAGADVCILEPAHAPCRIPEATAALSYAHNTWQAEHWLDSKTNWHERWRGSILVAIEDPEGGAREIEKWAEHPYMAQVMIKAEPRPSWGDPKYDPIWAAAVKANKPVSCHLSRGFFETLPIPPVGLPSYNHDFMVSYSLLAANQVMSMIFDGLFDRFPTLRIVFVEHAFSWILPLMWRMDAIYDARKSWLDIKRKPSEYVKDHIKFTTQPLDYPEDKTELLRAFEWMECEKILLFSSDYPHWTYDDPRWLVKHLPEHAREAVMFRNGIETYGLPDTVPALEGQTRVF
- a CDS encoding Rieske (2Fe-2S) protein, coding for MTKPDKQPRLAQGREHVVASVDEIPPGTHKLVPIGRHGVGVYNVNGTFYAIANYCPHEGGPLCSGRPRGRNIVDESVPGDAVMVRDLEYIYCPWHQWGFELATGTTAVKPEWSIRTYPVRVVGDDVLVMA